A DNA window from Enterobacter cloacae contains the following coding sequences:
- the insF3 gene encoding transposase InsF for insertion sequence IS3C: MKYVFIEKHQAEFSIKAMCRVLRVARSGWYTWCQRRTRISTRQQFRQHCDSVVLAAFTRSKQRYGAPRLTDELRAQGYPFNVKTVAASLRRQGLRAKASRKFSPVSYRAHGLPVSENLLEQDFYASGPNQKWAGDITYLRTDEGWLYLAVVIDLWSRAVIGWSMSPRMTAQLACDALQMALWRRKRPRNVIVHTDRGGQYCSADYQAQLKRHNLRGSMSAKGCCYDNACVESFFHSLKVECIHGEHFISREIMRATVFNYIECDYNRWRRHSWCGGLSPEQFENKNLA, from the coding sequence ATGAAGTATGTCTTTATTGAAAAACATCAGGCTGAGTTCAGCATCAAAGCAATGTGCCGCGTGCTCCGGGTGGCCCGCAGCGGCTGGTATACGTGGTGTCAGCGGCGGACAAGGATAAGCACGCGTCAGCAGTTCCGCCAACACTGCGACAGCGTTGTCCTCGCGGCTTTTACCCGGTCAAAACAGCGTTACGGTGCCCCACGCCTGACGGATGAACTGCGTGCTCAGGGTTACCCCTTTAACGTAAAAACCGTGGCGGCAAGCCTGCGCCGTCAGGGACTGAGGGCAAAGGCCTCCCGGAAGTTCAGCCCGGTCAGCTACCGCGCACACGGCCTGCCTGTGTCAGAAAATCTGTTGGAGCAGGATTTTTACGCCAGTGGCCCGAACCAGAAGTGGGCAGGAGACATCACGTACTTACGTACAGATGAAGGCTGGCTGTATCTGGCAGTGGTCATTGACCTGTGGTCACGTGCCGTTATTGGCTGGTCAATGTCGCCACGCATGACGGCGCAACTGGCCTGCGATGCCCTGCAGATGGCGCTGTGGCGGCGTAAGAGGCCCCGGAACGTTATCGTTCACACGGACCGTGGAGGCCAGTACTGTTCAGCAGATTATCAGGCGCAACTGAAACGGCATAATCTGCGTGGAAGTATGAGCGCAAAAGGTTGCTGCTACGATAATGCCTGCGTGGAAAGCTTCTTTCATTCGCTGAAAGTGGAATGTATCCATGGAGAACACTTTATCAGCCGGGAAATAATGCGGGCAACGGTGTTTAATTATATCGAATGTGATTACAATCGGTGGCGGCGGCACAGTTGGTGTGGCGGCCTCAGTCCGGAACAATTTGAAAACAAGAACCTCGCTTAG
- a CDS encoding ISL3 family transposase: protein MDEKSLYAHILNLSDPWQVKSLSLDENAGSVTVTIEIAENTRLACPTCGKSCSVHDHRHRKWRHLDTCQFTTIVEADVPRIMCPEHGCLTLPVPWAGPGSRYTLLFESFVLSWLKISTVDAVRKQLKLSWNAVDGIMTRAVKRGLARIKKPLSARHMNVDEVAFKKGHRYITVISDRDGRALALTDDRGTESLAGYLRTLTDGQLLAIKTLSMDMNAGYIRAARIHLPSAVEKIAFDRFHVAKQLGEVVDKTRQNEHPHLPVESRHQAKGTRFLWQYSDKWMTESRQEKLMWLRAQMKLTSQCWALKELAKDIWNRPWSEERRSDWQRWLALAANSDVPMMKNAAKTIGKRLYGILNAMRHSVSNGNAEALNSKIRLLRIKARGYRNRERFKLGVMFHYGKLNMAF, encoded by the coding sequence ATGGACGAAAAGTCCCTCTACGCTCATATTCTCAACCTGTCCGATCCGTGGCAGGTAAAGTCCCTTTCTCTCGATGAAAATGCCGGTTCTGTTACTGTCACTATTGAGATCGCTGAAAACACCCGGCTAGCCTGTCCGACCTGCGGTAAATCCTGTTCTGTTCACGATCACCGTCATCGTAAATGGCGCCATCTTGATACCTGCCAGTTCACCACTATTGTTGAAGCCGATGTTCCACGAATTATGTGTCCGGAGCATGGCTGCCTGACGTTGCCTGTTCCGTGGGCTGGCCCCGGAAGCCGGTATACGTTGCTATTCGAATCGTTCGTTCTCTCATGGCTGAAAATCAGCACCGTTGATGCTGTCAGGAAGCAACTTAAGCTCAGTTGGAATGCGGTTGACGGCATTATGACCCGGGCAGTTAAGCGAGGTCTTGCCCGGATAAAAAAGCCATTATCCGCCCGTCATATGAATGTGGATGAGGTCGCCTTTAAAAAAGGACATCGTTACATAACGGTGATCTCCGATCGCGATGGTCGGGCGCTGGCCTTAACGGATGATCGCGGCACAGAGAGTCTTGCCGGCTATCTTCGCACGCTCACTGATGGGCAGTTGCTGGCTATCAAAACGCTCTCAATGGACATGAACGCGGGCTATATAAGAGCAGCGCGTATCCACTTACCCAGTGCGGTTGAGAAAATCGCCTTTGACCGCTTCCATGTGGCGAAGCAACTGGGCGAGGTAGTTGATAAAACCCGTCAGAATGAACATCCGCACCTCCCTGTTGAAAGCCGACACCAGGCAAAAGGAACCCGCTTCCTGTGGCAGTACAGCGATAAGTGGATGACCGAATCCCGGCAGGAAAAGCTGATGTGGCTGCGTGCACAGATGAAGCTGACGAGCCAGTGCTGGGCGCTGAAAGAGCTGGCAAAGGATATCTGGAACAGGCCATGGAGCGAGGAAAGACGGAGTGACTGGCAGAGATGGTTGGCGCTGGCGGCTAACAGTGACGTTCCCATGATGAAAAATGCCGCGAAAACGATAGGAAAAAGGCTGTACGGGATCCTGAATGCGATGCGACACAGTGTCTCAAACGGAAATGCGGAGGCACTTAACAGCAAGATCAGGCTGCTGAGGATAAAAGCCAGGGGATACCGAAACCGGGAGCGCTTTAAACTGGGGGTGATGTTCCACTACGGAAAGCTGAATATGGCGTTCTGA
- a CDS encoding DNA primase (possible pseudo, frameshifted): MTMNLHTQTTAPKASQATSVSPLEQSGSSKTKFSRGKSKARAGAVKTDLYQTVTDSIIAALESGVKPWVCPWVRNGAAAGLPANFSTGTAYSGINIMLLWCSAAKQGFQDERWLTYKQAQELGGQVRKGEHGTTAIFYKTLEKEDEDGEIEKIPMLKAFTVFNVEQIDGLSIESVPQPVAGFDPLPQAEALMTRSGAKITEQGVKAFYRPATDEIVLPERFRFADAANFYATGLHELVHWTGAASRLNREKGNKFGSEAYAFEELIAELGSAFLMADLGITGEVQHESYIASWLKALKGDKRYIFKAAAAASKAHRWLMDC; the protein is encoded by the coding sequence ATGACGATGAACCTGCACACTCAGACAACCGCCCCTAAAGCTTCACAGGCGACCAGCGTATCCCCGCTGGAGCAGTCAGGCTCCTCAAAAACGAAATTTTCCAGGGGCAAAAGCAAAGCCCGTGCTGGCGCAGTCAAAACAGACCTTTACCAGACAGTAACGGACAGCATCATTGCAGCCCTGGAAAGCGGCGTTAAGCCGTGGGTGTGTCCGTGGGTTCGCAACGGCGCAGCGGCGGGATTACCGGCCAACTTCAGCACCGGCACGGCCTACAGCGGAATTAATATCATGCTGCTGTGGTGTAGTGCGGCAAAACAGGGTTTTCAGGACGAGCGCTGGCTGACCTACAAACAGGCGCAGGAGTTGGGCGGCCAGGTTCGTAAAGGTGAACACGGCACGACGGCCATCTTTTACAAAACGCTGGAGAAAGAGGACGAGGACGGGGAAATCGAAAAAATCCCGATGCTGAAAGCCTTTACCGTGTTTAACGTGGAGCAAATCGACGGTCTGAGCATCGAGAGCGTGCCGCAGCCGGTTGCCGGTTTCGATCCGCTGCCGCAGGCGGAAGCACTCATGACCCGGAGCGGGGCAAAAATCACCGAGCAGGGCGTAAAGGCGTTCTATCGTCCGGCCACCGATGAAATCGTCCTGCCGGAGCGGTTCCGCTTCGCGGACGCGGCGAACTTCTACGCCACCGGCCTGCATGAGCTGGTTCACTGGACGGGTGCAGCGTCCCGCCTCAATCGTGAAAAAGGCAATAAGTTTGGCTCTGAGGCGTATGCGTTTGAGGAACTGATCGCCGAGCTGGGCAGCGCGTTTCTGATGGCGGATTTGGGGATTACGGGAGAGGTGCAGCATGAAAGCTATATCGCGTCCTGGCTGAAAGCCCTGAAGGGAGACAAGCGCTACATCTTTAAAGCGGCGGCTGCGGCCTCAAAAGCGCACCGCTGGCTGATGGACTGCTGA